A genome region from Candidatus Alcyoniella australis includes the following:
- the folD gene encoding bifunctional methylenetetrahydrofolate dehydrogenase/methenyltetrahydrofolate cyclohydrolase FolD, with protein MTAQIISGKEISQQIRDELRDEVAEFKASRGIVPGLATVLVGEDPASVSYVRGKARGCEQIGVANFQHNLSADVSEAELLELVAQLNARADVHGILVQLPLPQQIDENKVLYAIDPDKDVDGFHPFNVGRLLIGQERFAPCTPAGIRELLLRSGTQTAGAELVIVGRSNLVGKPLAAMMVQKQVGANATVTICHTRTRELAEHTRRAEILIVAAGRPGAITAEMVKPGATVIDVGVNRIGVTESGKARLCGDVDFEGVSQVAGKITPVPGGVGPMTITMLLKNTVKAAKLASA; from the coding sequence ATGACGGCGCAAATCATCAGCGGCAAAGAGATCTCGCAGCAGATCCGCGACGAGCTGCGGGACGAGGTGGCCGAGTTTAAAGCCTCGCGCGGAATCGTTCCCGGACTGGCCACGGTGTTGGTGGGCGAGGACCCGGCGTCGGTCTCGTACGTGCGCGGCAAGGCCCGCGGCTGCGAGCAGATCGGGGTCGCCAACTTCCAGCACAACCTGTCCGCGGATGTGTCCGAGGCCGAGCTGCTCGAGCTGGTGGCGCAGCTCAACGCCCGCGCCGACGTACACGGCATCCTGGTGCAGCTCCCGCTGCCGCAGCAGATCGACGAGAACAAGGTGCTCTACGCCATTGACCCGGACAAGGACGTGGACGGGTTCCACCCGTTCAACGTGGGGAGGCTGCTGATCGGCCAGGAGCGTTTCGCACCCTGCACCCCGGCCGGGATCAGGGAACTGCTGCTCCGCTCGGGCACGCAAACCGCCGGGGCCGAGCTGGTGATCGTCGGCCGCAGCAACCTGGTGGGCAAGCCGCTGGCAGCGATGATGGTGCAAAAGCAGGTGGGCGCAAACGCCACGGTCACGATCTGCCACACGCGCACCCGCGAGCTGGCCGAGCATACCCGGCGCGCCGAGATCCTGATCGTGGCCGCAGGACGTCCGGGCGCGATCACAGCCGAAATGGTCAAGCCCGGAGCCACGGTAATCGACGTGGGCGTCAACCGCATCGGCGTAACCGAGTCGGGCAAGGCCCGGCTTTGCGGCGATGTGGACTTTGAGGGAGTCAGCCAAGTGGCGGGCAAGATCACGCCGGTGCCCGGCGGCGTGGGTCCGATGACGATCACGATGTTACTGAAAAATACGGTCAAAGCCGCCAAATTAGCATCCGCGTAA
- a CDS encoding 4Fe-4S dicluster domain-containing protein has protein sequence MRREAIISEHAQHPNSDLLDEINARGHANVARCFNCGKCSGGCPLAFAMEFGPQQIVRMVQLGMRDALLHSHAIWVCASCQTCTARCPNEVDVAGLIDELRRMSLEAGLEPAEPRVAQFHRAFLETVQRSGRAHELELTARFKLAARDPLGDARLGLELLRRGKLKLTQGKVRGRDEVRRILDRPKGS, from the coding sequence TTGCGCCGGGAGGCGATCATCAGCGAACACGCGCAGCATCCCAACTCCGATCTTCTCGACGAGATCAACGCGCGCGGCCATGCGAACGTAGCGCGCTGCTTCAACTGCGGAAAATGCAGCGGCGGCTGCCCGCTGGCGTTCGCCATGGAGTTCGGGCCGCAGCAGATCGTACGCATGGTGCAACTGGGGATGCGCGACGCGCTCTTGCACTCCCACGCGATCTGGGTCTGCGCCTCGTGCCAGACCTGCACCGCGCGCTGCCCCAACGAGGTGGACGTTGCCGGGCTGATCGACGAGCTGCGGCGGATGAGCCTCGAGGCGGGCCTGGAACCGGCCGAGCCGCGAGTGGCGCAGTTCCACCGCGCGTTTTTAGAAACCGTCCAACGCAGCGGTAGGGCCCACGAACTGGAGCTGACCGCACGCTTCAAGCTCGCGGCGCGCGACCCACTGGGCGACGCCCGGCTGGGCCTGGAGCTGCTGCGTCGCGGCAAGCTCAAACTAACGCAGGGCAAGGTCCGCGGCCGCGACGAGGTGCGCCGAATCCTCGACCGCCCCAAGGGGAGCTGA